A genomic window from Panthera tigris isolate Pti1 chromosome B4, P.tigris_Pti1_mat1.1, whole genome shotgun sequence includes:
- the ADM2 gene encoding protein ADM2, giving the protein MARPLPVTFGCISLLCLLLPGTLSRGLGGSQWPAPPREPPAWAPSGGLKPGHPAVQPVVWKLHQALQPQRSANRAPAMGHPLRGGPHRHLGPRRSRAQLLRVGCVLGTCQVHNLGHRLWQLVGSAGPRDSAPVDPSSPHSYG; this is encoded by the exons ATGGCCCGGCCCCTGCCGGTCACATTCGGTTGCATCAGCCTGCTCTGCCTGCTGCTCCCAGGCACACTGTCCCGCGGCCTGGGCGGGAGCCAATGGCCTGCCCCACCTAG GGagcccccagcctgggcccctTCCGGTGGCCTGAAGCCGGGACACCCTGCCGTTCAGCCTGTGGTCTGGAAGCTACACCAGGCCCTCCAGCCACAGAGGAGCGCCAACCGAGCCCCCGCCATGGGTCACCCTCTCCGGGGTGGCCCCCACCGACACCTGGGCCCCCGCAGGTCCCGAGCCCAGCTCCTGAgggtgggctgtgtgctgggcacctGCCAGGTGCACAACCTCGGCCACCGCCTATGGCAGCTGGTTGGGTCAGCCGGCCCACGGGACTCAGCCCCCGTGGACCCCAGCAGCCCCCACAGCTACGGCTGA
- the LMF2 gene encoding lipase maturation factor 2, translating to MAGSRLPRQLFLQGVAAVFMFAFASLYTQIPGLYGAEGILPARKTLRPQGKGRWQQLWETPTLLWEAPQLGLDTTQGLELLSLLGTLLALGALLLRQLRTLLVYLLLWAAYLSAYQVGQVFLYFQWDSLLLETGFLAVLVAPLRPRHHHKQAPQGGLAGALPHEDLPFWLVRWLLFRLMFASGVVKLTSRCPAWWGLTALTYHYETQCLPTPASWFTHHLPVWLHKLCVVATFLIEIAVPPLFFAPVRRLRLAAFYSQVLLQVLIIITGNYNFFNLLTLVLTTALLDDGHLTATPGNSHCKKTASSWPRTLLAVLSLLLEFAVYGLLAYGTVHYFGLEVDWEQHAVHSRTTFTFHQFSQWLKMVTLPTMWLGVASLTWELLTALWRWTQVRGWPRRLCTAVQLLIFGTATVALFVISLVPYSYMEPSTHGRLWTGAHRLFGTVEHLQLANSYGLFRRMTGLGGRPEVVLEGSYDGHRWVEIEFMYKPGNVSRPPPIVAPHQPRLDWQMWFAALGPHSHSPWFTGLVLRLLQGKEPVIRLIQNDVTKYPFHKRPPTYLRAQRYKYWFSPPGEQSQWWRRQWVEEFFPPVSLGDPTLDVLLRQFGLQDKSPPRARSSSNTLAQALRWVRRQLSPLEPSTLLWGLLAAAGAIRVVQALHSRPHSPRSSPPGKEEKHRPAPKKDSGAATKRAAPAPDNCTSSSQSPGRKK from the exons ATGGCGGGCTCCCGGCTCCCGCGACAGCTCTTCCTTCAGGGCGTGGCCGCCGTCTTCATGTTCGCGTTCGCGTCCCTCTACACGCAGATCCCGG GCCTGTATGGTGCCGAGGGCATCCTACCTGCGCGGAAGACGCTGAGGCCACAGGGCAAGGGGCGCTGGCAGCAGCTGTGGGAGACCCCGACCCTGCTGTGGGAGGCTCCGCAGCTCGGCCTAGACACCACGCAGGGCCTGGAGCTGCTGAGCCTGCTGGGCACCCTGCTGGCCCTGGGTGCGCTGCTGCTGCGCCAGCTGCGCACCCTCCTCGTCTACCTGCTGCTCTGGGCTGCCTACCTGTCGGCCTACCAG GTGGGCCAGGTGTTTCTTTATTTCCAGTG GGATTCCCTGCTGCTGGAGACTGGCTTCCTGGCCGTGCTGGTGGCCCCCCTGAGACCGCGCCACCACCATAAGCAGGCCCCCCAGGGCGGGCTGGCAGGGGCCTTGCCCCACGAAGACCTCCCCTTCTGGCTGGTCCGCTGGCTGCTGTTTCGCCTCATGTTTGCCTCGGGTGTGGTCAAGCTGACCAGCCGTTGCCCCGCTTGGTGGGGGCTTACCG CACTCACCTACCACTACGAGACACAGTGCCTGCCCACACCTGCCTCCTGGTTCACCCACCACCTGCCCGTCTGGCTGCACAAACTATGTGTGGTGGCCACCTTCCTCATTGAGATCGCAGTGCCTCCTCTGTTCTTCGCCCCTGTTCGCCGCCTGCGTTTGGCAGCTTTCTACTCCCAG GTTTTGTTGCAAGTCCTCATTATCATCACCGGCAACTATAACTTCTTCAACCTGCTCACGCTGGTGCTCACCACCGCTCTTCTGGATGATGGGCACCTGACTGCTACACCTGGCAACAGCCACTGCAAAAAGACAGCCAGTT CCTGGCCCAGGACGCTGCTGGCTGTGCTGTCTCTGCTCTTGGAATTCGCCGTCTACGGGCTGCTAGCCTATGGTACCGTGCACTACTTCGGCCTGGAAGTTGACTGGGAGCAGCATGCTGTCCACTCCAGAACCA ctTTTACCTTCCACCAGTTTTCCCAGTGGCTGAAAATGGTGACCCTGCCCACCATGTGGCTGGGGGTGGCCTCCCTCACCTGGGAACTGCTGACTGCCCTCTGGAG gtggACCCAGGTGCGAGGGTGGCCgaggaggctctgcactgcagtCCAGCTGCTCATCTTCGGCACTGCCACGGTGGCCTTGTTTGTGATCAGCCTG GTGCCATACTCCTACATGGAACCCTCAACCCACGGGCGACTCTGGACTGGGGCCCACCGCCTGTTTGGCACCGTAGAGCACCTACAGCTGGCTAACTCCTACGGCCTCTTCCGCCGGATGACCGGTCTGGGCGGGCGGCCCGAAGTGGTGCTGGAGGGCAGCTATGACGGGCACCGCTGGGTG GAGATCGAGTTCATGTACAAGCCCGGGAACGTGAGCCGGCCACCCCCCATCGTGGCGCCCCACCAGCCCCGCCTCGACTGGCAGATGTGGTTCGCAGCCTTGGGCCCACACTCTCACAGCCCCTGGTTCACGGGCCTGGTCCTGCGCCTGCTGCAGGGCAAGGAGCCTG TGATCCGCCTCATCCAGAACGACGTGACCAAGTACCCCTTCCACAAGCGGCCACCCACCTACTTGCGGGCCCAGCGCTACAAGTACTGGTTCTCACCTCCTGGGGAGCAGAG CCAGTGGTGGCGACGCCAGTGGGTAGAGGAATTCTTCCCACCAGTGTCCTTGGGGGACCCAACGCTGGACGTGCTGCTCAGACAGTTTGGCCTTCAG GACAAGAGCCCACCCCGAGCCCGCAGCTCCAGCAACACCCTGGCCCAGGCCCTCCGCTGGGTCCGGAGACAGCTGTCTCCCCTGGAGCCTTCCACCCTGCTCTGGGGGCTCCTCGCCGCAGCGGGGGCCATCAGGGTCGTGCAGGCCCTGCATTCAAGGCCTCATTCCCCCCGGTCTTCCCCTccggggaaggaggagaagcacAGGCCAGCCCCGAAGAAGGACTCTGGAGCTGCCACCAAACGAgctgccccagcccctgacaactgTACGAGCAGTTCCCAGTCTCCAGGGAGGAAAAAATAG
- the MIOX gene encoding inositol oxygenase has translation MELASRRNGFHPPPNQGPDPSLVYRPDVDPEAAKDKGSFRNYTSGPLLDRVFATYKLMHTQQTVDFVRKKHTQFGGFSYKKMTVLEAVAMLDGLVDESDPDVDFPNSFHAFQTAEGIRKAHPDKDWFHLVGLLHDLGKVLVLAGEPQWAVVGDTFPVGCRPQASVVFCDSTFQDNPDLQDPRYSTEFGMYQPHCGLENVLMSWGHDEYMYQMMKFNKFSLPPEAFYMIRFHSFYPWHTGGDYRQLCSEQDLAMLPWVQEFNKFDLYTKCPGLPDVDELRPYYQGLIDKYCPGVLSW, from the exons ATGGAACTGGCATCAAGGCGAAATGGGTTTCATCCTCCACCCAACCAGGGCCCAGACCCTTCCCTGGTCTACCGGCCCGATGTGGACCCAGAGGCAGCCAAAGACAAGGGCAGCTTCCGAAACTACACC TCTGGCCCGCTGCTGGACCGTGTCTTTGCCACCTACAAGCTTATGCACACGCAGCAGACCGTGGACTTCGTCAGGAAGAAG CACACCCAGTTTGGGGGCTTCTCCTACAAGAAAATGACTGTGCTGGAGGCTGTGGCCATGCTGGACGGGCTGGTGGACGAGTCGGACCCAGACGTGGACTTCCCCAATTCCTTCCATGCCTTCCAGACTGCTGAGGGCATCCGGAAAGCCCACCCTGACAAGG acTGGTTCCACCTCGTGGGGCTGCTGCATGACCTGGGGAAGGTCCTGGTTCTGGCAGGGGAGCCCCAG TGGGCGGTTGTTGGAGACACCTTCCCAGTTGGCTGCCGTCCCCAGGCCTCTGTGGTTTTCTGTGACTCCACCTTCCAGGACAACCCCGACCTCCAGGATCCTCGATACAG CACAGAGTTCGGCATGTACCAGCCCCACTGTGGGCTAGAGAACGTCCTCATGTCCTGGGGCCATGATG AGTACATGTACCAGATGATGAAGTTCAACAAATTCTCTCTCCCACcagag GCCTTCTACATGATCCGATTCCACTCCTTCTACCCTTGGCACACGGGTGGCGACTACCGGCAGCTGTGCAGTGAGCAGGACCTGGCCATGCTTCCCTGGGTGCAGGAGTTCAA CAAGTTTGACCTCTACACCAAGTGTCCGGGTCTGCCGGATGTGGACGAGCTGCGGCCCTACTACCAGGGGCTCATTGACAAGTACTGCCCTGGCGTGCTGAGCTGGTGA